A part of Drosophila ananassae strain 14024-0371.13 chromosome 2R, ASM1763931v2, whole genome shotgun sequence genomic DNA contains:
- the LOC6493209 gene encoding presenilin homolog isoform X3: protein MAAHVQASSLPPSASAEGAGIVDGSVNGETERLERPPKRQNQRNNYGSNNQDQPDAAILAVPSVVVRDSGGSRPSRLSGGGGGGPPTNETEEEQGLKYGAQHVIKLFVPVSLCMLVVVATINSISFYSSTDVYLLYTPFHELSPEPSVKLWNALANSLILMSVVVVMTILLIVLYKKRCYRIIHGWLILSSFMLLFIFTYLYLEELLRAYNIPMDYPTALLIMWNFGVVGMMAIHWQGPLRLQQGYLIFVAALMALVFIKYLPEWTAWAVLAAISIWDLIAVLSPRGPLRILVETAQERNEQIFPALIYSSTVIYTYMGTHYTPQQSQATASSSPSSSNSTTTTRATQNSLASPEATVASGSRSAEAAGFTQEWSANLSERVARRQIEVQSTQSGNAQRSNEYRTVTAPDQSHPDGQEERGIKLGLGDFIFYSVLVGKASSYGDWTTTIACFVAILIGLCLTLLLLAIWRKALPALPISITFGLIFCFATSAVVKPFMENLSAKQVFI, encoded by the exons ATGGCTGCCCATGTCCAGGCCTCGTCCTTGCCGCCGTCTGCATCCGCGGAAGGCGCAGGCATTGTTGACGGCAGCGTGAACGGCGAGACAGAGCGTTTGGAGCGTCCTCCAAAGCGACAGAACCAACGAAACAACTACGGCTCCAACAATCAGGATCAACCGGATGCG GCCATACTTGCAGTACCCAGTGTGGTTGTTCGGGATTCCGGTGGCTCCCGCCCTTCAAGACTGAGTggaggcggcggtggtggtCCGCCCACAAACGAAACAGAGGAGGAGCAAGGCCTGAAGTACGGAGCTCAGCATGTGATTAAGTTATTTGTGCCCGTCTCTCTCTGCATGTTGGTTGTAGTGGCCACCATTAATTCGATTAGCTTCTACTCCAGTACGGATGTCTATCT attgtacaCGCCTTTCCACGAGCTCTCCCCAGAACCGAGTGTGAAGCTGTGGAATGCCCTGGCCAACTCCCTGATCCTTATGAGCGTGGTTGTTGTGATGACTATTCTTCTGATAGTTCTGTATAAAAAACGATGCTACCGGATTATTCATGGCTGGCTCATTCTTTCGTCCTTTATGCTTCTTTTCATCTTTACGTACTTATATTTGGA gGAACTTCTTCGTGCCTATAACATACCCATGGATTACCCCACTGCCTTGCTGATAATGTGGAACTTTGGAGTAGTGGGTATGATGGCCATACATTGGCAGGGTCCCCTGAGGTTACAGCAGGGATATCTCATATTTGTGGCTGCCCTAATGGCTTTGGTATTTATCAAATACCTACCGGAATGGACGGCCTGGGCTGTATTGGCTGCAATTTCCATTTGGG ATCTCATAGCTGTCCTTTCGCCAAGAGGACCTCTACGCATCCTGGTAGAAACGGCTCAAGAGCGAAACGAGCAAATATTTCCTGCTTTGATCTACTCAT CCACTGTTATCTACACATATATGGGTACCCATTATACGCCCCAGCAATCACAGGCTACGGCTTCATCATCGCCCTCATCAAGCAATTCAACCACAACTACGAGGGCCACTCAAAACTCATTGGCTTCTCCAGAGGCCACTGTTGCCAGCGGATCACGTTCAG ctGAAGCTGCTGGCTTCACGCAGGAATGGTCTGCCAATCTAAGCGAGCGAGTGGCGCGACGACAAATTGAGGTTCAGAGTACACAGAGTGGAAACGCTCAGCGTTCCAACGAGTATCGAACAGTCACAGCCCCAGATCAGAGTCACCCTGATGGGCAAGAAGAAC gcgGCATCAAGCTAGGTCTCGGCGACTTCATTTTCTACTCTGTACTAGTGGGCAAGGCCTCTAGCTATGGAGACTGGACCACCACTATCGCCTGCTTCGTAGCCATCCTGATCGGACTTTGCCTCACCCTCCTGCTCCTGGCTATTTGGCGCAAGGCCCTGCCTGCTCTGCCGATCTCAATCACATTTGGTTTGATATTCTGCTTCGCCACCAGTGCAGTAGTCAAACCatttatggagaatctttCGGCCAAGCAGGTGTTTATATGA
- the LOC6493209 gene encoding presenilin homolog isoform X1: protein MAAHVQASSLPPSASAEGAGIVDGSVNGETERLERPPKRQNQRNNYGSNNQDQPDAAILAVPSVVVRDSGGSRPSRLSGGGGGGPPTNETEEEQGLKYGAQHVIKLFVPVSLCMLVVVATINSISFYSSTDVYLLYTPFHELSPEPSVKLWNALANSLILMSVVVVMTILLIVLYKKRCYRIIHGWLILSSFMLLFIFTYLYLEELLRAYNIPMDYPTALLIMWNFGVVGMMAIHWQGPLRLQQGYLIFVAALMALVFIKYLPEWTAWAVLAAISIWDLIAVLSPRGPLRILVETAQERNEQIFPALIYSSTVIYTYMGTHYTPQQSQATASSSPSSSNSTTTTRATQNSLASPEATVASGSRSGNSRPHPQQNNQNRDGSNTLASEGMPLVTFKSNLRGNAEAAGFTQEWSANLSERVARRQIEVQSTQSGNAQRSNEYRTVTAPDQSHPDGQEERGIKLGLGDFIFYSVLVGKASSYGDWTTTIACFVAILIGLCLTLLLLAIWRKALPALPISITFGLIFCFATSAVVKPFMENLSAKQVFI, encoded by the exons ATGGCTGCCCATGTCCAGGCCTCGTCCTTGCCGCCGTCTGCATCCGCGGAAGGCGCAGGCATTGTTGACGGCAGCGTGAACGGCGAGACAGAGCGTTTGGAGCGTCCTCCAAAGCGACAGAACCAACGAAACAACTACGGCTCCAACAATCAGGATCAACCGGATGCG GCCATACTTGCAGTACCCAGTGTGGTTGTTCGGGATTCCGGTGGCTCCCGCCCTTCAAGACTGAGTggaggcggcggtggtggtCCGCCCACAAACGAAACAGAGGAGGAGCAAGGCCTGAAGTACGGAGCTCAGCATGTGATTAAGTTATTTGTGCCCGTCTCTCTCTGCATGTTGGTTGTAGTGGCCACCATTAATTCGATTAGCTTCTACTCCAGTACGGATGTCTATCT attgtacaCGCCTTTCCACGAGCTCTCCCCAGAACCGAGTGTGAAGCTGTGGAATGCCCTGGCCAACTCCCTGATCCTTATGAGCGTGGTTGTTGTGATGACTATTCTTCTGATAGTTCTGTATAAAAAACGATGCTACCGGATTATTCATGGCTGGCTCATTCTTTCGTCCTTTATGCTTCTTTTCATCTTTACGTACTTATATTTGGA gGAACTTCTTCGTGCCTATAACATACCCATGGATTACCCCACTGCCTTGCTGATAATGTGGAACTTTGGAGTAGTGGGTATGATGGCCATACATTGGCAGGGTCCCCTGAGGTTACAGCAGGGATATCTCATATTTGTGGCTGCCCTAATGGCTTTGGTATTTATCAAATACCTACCGGAATGGACGGCCTGGGCTGTATTGGCTGCAATTTCCATTTGGG ATCTCATAGCTGTCCTTTCGCCAAGAGGACCTCTACGCATCCTGGTAGAAACGGCTCAAGAGCGAAACGAGCAAATATTTCCTGCTTTGATCTACTCAT CCACTGTTATCTACACATATATGGGTACCCATTATACGCCCCAGCAATCACAGGCTACGGCTTCATCATCGCCCTCATCAAGCAATTCAACCACAACTACGAGGGCCACTCAAAACTCATTGGCTTCTCCAGAGGCCACTGTTGCCAGCGGATCACGTTCAGGTAACTCCCGACCCCATCCTCAACAAAACAACCAGAATCGGGACGGCAGCAACACTCTGGCAAGTGAAGGTATGCCACTTGTGActtttaaaagcaatttgcGCGGAAACG ctGAAGCTGCTGGCTTCACGCAGGAATGGTCTGCCAATCTAAGCGAGCGAGTGGCGCGACGACAAATTGAGGTTCAGAGTACACAGAGTGGAAACGCTCAGCGTTCCAACGAGTATCGAACAGTCACAGCCCCAGATCAGAGTCACCCTGATGGGCAAGAAGAAC gcgGCATCAAGCTAGGTCTCGGCGACTTCATTTTCTACTCTGTACTAGTGGGCAAGGCCTCTAGCTATGGAGACTGGACCACCACTATCGCCTGCTTCGTAGCCATCCTGATCGGACTTTGCCTCACCCTCCTGCTCCTGGCTATTTGGCGCAAGGCCCTGCCTGCTCTGCCGATCTCAATCACATTTGGTTTGATATTCTGCTTCGCCACCAGTGCAGTAGTCAAACCatttatggagaatctttCGGCCAAGCAGGTGTTTATATGA
- the LOC6493209 gene encoding presenilin homolog isoform X2 translates to MAAHVQASSLPPSASAEGAGIVDGSVNGETERLERPPKRQNQRNNYGSNNQDQPDAAILAVPSVVVRDSGGSRPSRLSGGGGGGPPTNETEEEQGLKYGAQHVIKLFVPVSLCMLVVVATINSISFYSSTDVYLLYTPFHELSPEPSVKLWNALANSLILMSVVVVMTILLIVLYKKRCYRIIHGWLILSSFMLLFIFTYLYLEELLRAYNIPMDYPTALLIMWNFGVVGMMAIHWQGPLRLQQGYLIFVAALMALVFIKYLPEWTAWAVLAAISIWDLIAVLSPRGPLRILVETAQERNEQIFPALIYSSTVIYTYMGTHYTPQQSQATASSSPSSSNSTTTTRATQNSLASPEATVASGSRSGNSRPHPQQNNQNRDGSNTLASEAEAAGFTQEWSANLSERVARRQIEVQSTQSGNAQRSNEYRTVTAPDQSHPDGQEERGIKLGLGDFIFYSVLVGKASSYGDWTTTIACFVAILIGLCLTLLLLAIWRKALPALPISITFGLIFCFATSAVVKPFMENLSAKQVFI, encoded by the exons ATGGCTGCCCATGTCCAGGCCTCGTCCTTGCCGCCGTCTGCATCCGCGGAAGGCGCAGGCATTGTTGACGGCAGCGTGAACGGCGAGACAGAGCGTTTGGAGCGTCCTCCAAAGCGACAGAACCAACGAAACAACTACGGCTCCAACAATCAGGATCAACCGGATGCG GCCATACTTGCAGTACCCAGTGTGGTTGTTCGGGATTCCGGTGGCTCCCGCCCTTCAAGACTGAGTggaggcggcggtggtggtCCGCCCACAAACGAAACAGAGGAGGAGCAAGGCCTGAAGTACGGAGCTCAGCATGTGATTAAGTTATTTGTGCCCGTCTCTCTCTGCATGTTGGTTGTAGTGGCCACCATTAATTCGATTAGCTTCTACTCCAGTACGGATGTCTATCT attgtacaCGCCTTTCCACGAGCTCTCCCCAGAACCGAGTGTGAAGCTGTGGAATGCCCTGGCCAACTCCCTGATCCTTATGAGCGTGGTTGTTGTGATGACTATTCTTCTGATAGTTCTGTATAAAAAACGATGCTACCGGATTATTCATGGCTGGCTCATTCTTTCGTCCTTTATGCTTCTTTTCATCTTTACGTACTTATATTTGGA gGAACTTCTTCGTGCCTATAACATACCCATGGATTACCCCACTGCCTTGCTGATAATGTGGAACTTTGGAGTAGTGGGTATGATGGCCATACATTGGCAGGGTCCCCTGAGGTTACAGCAGGGATATCTCATATTTGTGGCTGCCCTAATGGCTTTGGTATTTATCAAATACCTACCGGAATGGACGGCCTGGGCTGTATTGGCTGCAATTTCCATTTGGG ATCTCATAGCTGTCCTTTCGCCAAGAGGACCTCTACGCATCCTGGTAGAAACGGCTCAAGAGCGAAACGAGCAAATATTTCCTGCTTTGATCTACTCAT CCACTGTTATCTACACATATATGGGTACCCATTATACGCCCCAGCAATCACAGGCTACGGCTTCATCATCGCCCTCATCAAGCAATTCAACCACAACTACGAGGGCCACTCAAAACTCATTGGCTTCTCCAGAGGCCACTGTTGCCAGCGGATCACGTTCAGGTAACTCCCGACCCCATCCTCAACAAAACAACCAGAATCGGGACGGCAGCAACACTCTGGCAAGTGAAG ctGAAGCTGCTGGCTTCACGCAGGAATGGTCTGCCAATCTAAGCGAGCGAGTGGCGCGACGACAAATTGAGGTTCAGAGTACACAGAGTGGAAACGCTCAGCGTTCCAACGAGTATCGAACAGTCACAGCCCCAGATCAGAGTCACCCTGATGGGCAAGAAGAAC gcgGCATCAAGCTAGGTCTCGGCGACTTCATTTTCTACTCTGTACTAGTGGGCAAGGCCTCTAGCTATGGAGACTGGACCACCACTATCGCCTGCTTCGTAGCCATCCTGATCGGACTTTGCCTCACCCTCCTGCTCCTGGCTATTTGGCGCAAGGCCCTGCCTGCTCTGCCGATCTCAATCACATTTGGTTTGATATTCTGCTTCGCCACCAGTGCAGTAGTCAAACCatttatggagaatctttCGGCCAAGCAGGTGTTTATATGA